One genomic segment of Helianthus annuus cultivar XRQ/B chromosome 14, HanXRQr2.0-SUNRISE, whole genome shotgun sequence includes these proteins:
- the LOC110898880 gene encoding DNA damage-repair/toleration protein DRT100: MGSNTSYTTTLLITAVLVLVIGTAVNVNACPPSDRAALLAFKAALHEPYLGIFKSWTGNDCCNKWYGVSCDPVTKRVADINLRGESEDPIFQRAHRTGYMNGSISPAICNLKRLSSVIIADWKGISGRIPKCITSLPFLRILDLIGNRISGEIPFDIGKLKRLSVLNVADNRISGRMPRSIANLQSLMHLDLRNNLISGTIPINFGKLRMLSRALLSGNRIYGQIPYTISYIYRLSDLDLSLNRISGSIPESLGKMAVLATLNLDGNRISGKLPATLMNSSISILNLSRNAIEGNIPDVFGPRSYFMMMDLSHNNLKGPIPKSIASASYIGHLDLSYNHLCGAIPAVSWFEHLEASSFVNNDCLCGKPLKSC, encoded by the coding sequence atggGTAGTAACACTAGTTACACTACCACATTGTTGATTACAGCTGTTTTGGTGTTAGTTATTGGGACCGCCGTTAACGTTAACGCCTGCCCGCCGTCAGATAGGGCAGCGTTACTGGCTTTCAAAGCTGCCTTACACGAGCCTTACTTGGGCATCTTTAAGTCATGGACGGGTAACGACTGTTGTAACAAATGGTACGGCGTTAGTTGTGACCCGGTTACTAAACGGGTTGCTGACATAAACCTACGTGGAGAGTCCGAAGACCCGATTTTCCAACGCGCGCATCGGACCGGGTACATGAACGGGTCCATTTCTCCAGCTATTTGTAATCTTAAAAGGCTATCCAGTGTAATTATCGCCGACTGGAAGGGTATTTCCGGAAGAATACCTAAATGCATCACATCTCTTCCGTTTCTTCGTATTTTAGATCTCATCGGAAACCGAATCTCCGGCGAGATTCCGTTCGATATCGGAAAACTCAAGCGGTTATCGGTTCTCAACGTCGCCGATAACCGGATCTCCGGTAGAATGCCGAGATCTATCGCTAACCTGCAGTCGTTAATGCATCTAGATCTACGTAACAATTTGATTTCCGGAACTATACCTATAAACTTCGGGAAGCTTCGGATGCTCAGCCGTGCTTTATTGTCCGGAAACCGGATCTACGGTCAGATTCCGTACACGATATCCTACATCTACCGTCTCTCAGATCTAGATCTCTCGTTAAACCGGATCTCCGGTTCAATTCCTGAATCTCTCGGTAAAATGGCGGTTTTAGCGACATTAAACCTTGACGGAAACAGAATTTCCGGTAAGTTACCGGCTACGTTGATGAATTCAAGCATTAGCATATTAAATTTAAGCAGAAATGCTATTGAAGGCAACATACCTGACGTGTTCGGGCCTAGATCTTACTTCATGATGATGGATTTGAGTCATAATAATCTGAAAGGACCGATACCGAAGTCGATAGCGTCGGCGTCGTATATCGGACACCTTGATCTGAGTTATAATCATCTCTGTGGAGCGATTCCGGCGGTTTCGTGGTTCGAGCATCTTGAAGCGTCGTCGTTTGTTAACAATGACTGTTTGTGTGGAAAGCCTCTGAAGAGTTGTTGA